aaaagttgttaactcaaaatacttttaaaactataacaacTAACTAGAAATTAAAGATGCTAAGTATTTCGAACTAAAATTGATAGTTTTCTTTCtccacttatttttttttaaaatatagtactAGTGATGCCAATCAAAGTTGGAAAGAGATCAGGATATTTTTTGATTCCGTTGTCGCAACTTTGGACCCAGGGACGTAACAGAATCTAGTGCCAGCTCTAGAAAGCACTATAAATAGTTAAATACTGAACACGACCTCTTCTAGCCATTTTGGCCTAAACGAAAATAATACGGAGCAAGTAATAATAAGTGTAGCGTCTAATTTCTTCTATGAGATAAACGACGAAATTGTGTCcaattatttttcattcatCTCTTGTATCTTTCTTTGGTACCAAGACGTCCTTTCAAGATGTAAAGACATAACatctttgttcaaaaaaaaaaaaaaaacatctttgtGATTCACGTCCCTTCATCACATTCACATGTCTTTGTATGTAAATGGTCCACTGTTCACAACGACCCATGTGTTATATGTATTTGTACATACATGCATATTTGTACATACATGCATGTTCCATGATCTTAACATCTCCTTTCAAGAATGATTcattacaaaaccaaaatctttcAGTTATGCAACATTGTACACAGTACACACTCATTCTCTTGACTATTCTAATAATACTTGTACATATACCTCCTTCAAATTGATGTCAATATAATTGTTAATAACCACACGAAACTGATTTGTTTTGTGTTGAAATGAATTTATTGAAGGTATTAGCCCCATTGCCAATTGGATTTTCCGTGTTCATGGTTCATTTAGCCACAATCCCAATCACTGGAACCGGAATTAACCCGGCTAGGAGTTTTGGAGCTGCAGTCATCTACAACAATCAAAAGGCTTGGGATGATCAAGTTCGTATTTTTTACCACTCTATAACTAATACTCGTTTTTGAGCCCTAATTAGGTTATGAATGgagttataatttattataattaaatgcAGTGGATCTTCTGGGTGGGTCCATTTGTGGGAGCATCCATTGCAGCTTTGTACCATCAGTTTGTGTTGAGAGCTGGTGCTATGAAGGCTTATGGGTCAGTCAGGAGCCAGCTTCACGAGCTTCACGcttagaatttgattttttttcaaactatCTAAGTGGTGAAGATTTCTTTGGGCTAGGaaggaaggaaaaaaaaatatcaagtaataataataaaattttattggtgaGTAACATTTAGTGTCGTATTTGTTACTTTGAGGGGGAGGTTTGAgggtgacttttttttttttttgtaaaagtaaagggttaaacccgggtctattaaagacacagacctaaccCCCGGGTGGGAGGTgcagcccacggatagaccctctcccgggtattcaaatgggccGAAATGCAATAGCCCATATCCGTGTAGGTGACCAGGAAAATATGACTTAGTTTCGCATGGTAGGTGGATCGAACTTGAAATGTGGTGACATCCCAAGCCCTTCCCCTTACCACTTAGTTTGAGGGTGACTTTATAAACCAATTTGCAATATCCACGCCTGTAGAATGTATGTTTTCATTTGATGTATTTGTGATTTATATTCTGTACTTATCAATGCTTCTATATTTGATGTATGATGTATCAAAATTATTAAGTTTCTACTTATTTAATATCACTTTCTTCCTTCTAATATAAATACAGTTTAACATTTCTCACATAATTTAAAACCCAAATTTTTTTCCACAACATCTGTCTTTATTCATTTCGGTAcgtaaatgaaatattttttgtcaGCATTCACATTAATACTTTTCGACTAAAATAATACTTTTTCCGTTTATGAATAAATGTCACTTTGATATTTttcacacagattaagaaaatggctgaaatatatgtaaattattattaattataccTCTCTGGCCAatatagtatttgagataaataaaattatttaaaaaatcaatgaagtttacaattaattttaaagtgaaagtaaatataatttgcATTAGAAATGTAAACTGACAATTtttgtgtaacaagaaaaaaaatgttaaaatgacacttattatgaaacagatgAAGAAACAGATGAAAGTGTTACTTACTAGGAAACAAAGAGAGAATAGTAACTAATTAACCaacattcttatttttttcctccAAACAATTATATTAATTCAACTCATTCAACCATATATACTCTATATAAAatctaagagcatcattaaccctAGAACCTCATTAGGGTCTCTTAATgactttttaaatattaaatattagttaaGAACTTAGTTAAGAGACACCAACATTTTTATGCTCCAATGCTGATCTCTAAATTaagagttcttaaaaaaaaattatgcaacaTCTTCCATCAACTTTACTTTCTTCTCCAAAGAAAATGGCTTGGATGTTATATTCTCAACAAGCTATAAAAAACGAGTACGTGTCTAACCATAGATGAAACGAATAAGCCATCCAAGTTTGTAttgaaacacacaaacaaaagaGAGATGCTCATCAAACAGAAATAAACAGAGGACTTTTAGATCAAACAGACAACATCTACCTCACAAGAAAGGTAAGTAAAACTAATCTGAATACCTTAAGAGGCCCATGCTGCACTCCAATATTCCAACCAAAAGAGCCAGCACCTTCTCAGACACCTACTTGTCCCTAGTCCACCTTTGCAGCCTGTGCATAGTTATatctgtttctgttttaatacaaaacATGTCTTAGGCAACCATGTCTTCCAATATGATCTTCTGTCTCCCAGCAGCTGAAACAAGAGACACGTAAGAacataaagaaacaaaagattCATTTAAAAGAGGAGGTTGTTCATACATATAGGTCTTCAccgtccttggactcagcctTGACACCATCGGATCCCGCTTGGTTGACCATTGAGATGAGCTGCAATTAATCTAGAAACAATCACCGAGACTTAACAAAGATTTGACTTTCTATGTTTAGAAGGCATTTGCTTGATTCAACGTCCTATTAAACCATAAACACAATCACTATGAGAAATAGAGATTGAGATCTTAACATACCTTCAAATTCAAGTTCTATCTGATCCAACAGACTCGAACGTTCAACACTTTCATCACTTACAGCTCCAACCTAAAcacaaaagaagataaaaagccctttaattttacaatgaAACTAACTTTGCAGAAACCTAACATCATCTGCCACCAAAACAATCACGAGAAATCAGATAAGAAACACAGCTACAACGATTCATATATACTAGGGTTTCGAGGTGAGGACCATCTATACAGCTTAGAAACCATGTTCGGAAATGCGCTAGGCGTAACGCGTGCGTTCGGACAGGGCCTAGCGCCGAATCAATTAATCAGGGATTATACGGGGATTAATCGGGAAGTAATTTAACGTACTTATACACGTTTTTATgggtttatatattaaataggtgAAATATTGACAATAATGGTGCATGGTGTAGTGGTCAGCTTTCTTTGTTATGTCTCACCCACCACATGTTCTAACCCCTAGTCCGTTTTTTGtctattgaaattgaaattacAGAAATAACTTTATCTTCTTCCTCACATCTGCGTTTCTCAGAACAAATTACAGCTgcctctccttttttttttgcgatttctattgtttttcttgttaatcttatatgttttaatcaatatataactaatttgtTAAAGAATAATCAGTTTCCGATTCCAAATCGACAGTAACGATGAGTTCAAAAACTTTCCGATTAAGTAAGCGCCTAGGGTCAAATCGCCACGGTTGGAGGCTGCACCACGTTTTTCCGGCGACTTTCCGGCCGCTTCAGCCGCGTTTTCGAACAGAGTTAGAAGCAGTGGACGCCATATGGTAGAGAAACTCGGGATCTGAGCCGTCATCCTCTTCCTATGTCTTCTTCATTTCTGCCAATTGGATAGAATCTCAGAATTCGCTGCCGCCTTCGACGCTGCTCCACCTTGTAACCAGAGACGAGAGACGAGAGAGCAAGGCGTGACGGAGACGAGGAGATGCGGTGACGGAGACGTGGAGGCTtcgccatcaacatagatgatctgtttctagattttttttttttttgtaaagagaaGAGCGTAGAGAAAGCTAGAAAGGAGATGCTACAGATCTGAGAAGTGTTAGAGAAACATTTTGTTAGGGGATTCGAAGGGTATGTGAAGGAGAGGAGACTTCGGAGAGAGGTAATGAAGAGAGAAAGGAGATGGAGACGGTAGAGACAcggagaggaagagaagagaccGTTCTTGCCATCCTTAATTAAGATACTTTCTTGTGTTTATtacaatttttctttcttttttaaattataattatgcTAAGAGACACATTTAAGAGCATcattaatattatttactttttaagtAGTAAATGTGAGTTAAGAGACTTAGTTAAGagattttaacatttatatactCCAATGCTAATTTCTTAACtaaaggttcttaaaaaaaaattccaaagtcCTCATCTTTACATCTTCTTTGATCTCCAACCATGGATTCAAAAACATCCAACATATTATCCAAACTTTCAGTATCttcacccatctccttcatcGCATATACAATACTCTCTATTGTCGACAAACACCCCTCTCTTGGCACCAAGTGCTTGATTCCAGCTTCGATCTTTCTCTGAAAATGCCTTCAAATTCATATTCAATCTTTGAGTATTCTAGTTCTTGGATCCTGGCTTCCTTTGCATTGAGATCAGCTCTAGCTTCCTCGAGTTTGTGTTGGAGATGTTTCACCTCCTGCTTCAAGATCAGTACCATATTCACAGATCCAACAGATCCTTCATTACTCTGCCTCCACCATATTCACAACCTCATGATGATCACGGACTTAAGAATACAAGGAACAACTAACCATAATTACCATACCGCGATAAAAATGTGTGGCcgtgaaaaaagaagaagcaaagaagCTCCATTACCGTATTAGAAGCAGCACCTTGTGGCCGGTCCACAGCAGCTAAAGAAGCCTCCATTGCCTCCTCAACAGCATAATCTCAGAACCATCCTCGAATggctagggtttcgattttcAACTCAATAGAAATAGACAAACAATCTCCAAAACCTTAATCTCCTCTCCTCCTCCGAGAAATTGAAGAATTATTTATACGCAACAGTGCAGCCGCCCAATTAGCCGTCGCTGAATCCTTCTGTGGCTCCATCGCGAGATGTGGAGCAGAGAAGATTTTAGGTGTAGATGGAGGAAAGGAGAAAAAATGACATTGCTTTACAGGTACTTCTGCTGTGAACGATGGGATGACGAGGTTCACGGCGACAATGATTTGGCAGGAGATAGGTGAACGAGAGAAAGAAAGAACGCGACAAAATCTCCTGCCCAATATAATTATAAGACATGTTATATAAGAAACGTCCCTTAACTTAATtgctatttttcttttctaattcTAATTATACTAAGATATCTCTTAAGAGCCCTGGATAATAATGTGCTCAGGATGTTTTAAGAGGCAAAgtttgaaaaccaaaaaaaaaaaaaaaaaaaagttgtcaatCAAAAGAATCCAAAACAGCCCAATCTATTAAAACAAGGCCCATTAAAGATTCctccacaaaagaaaaaaaaaagatgaaaaggtAGCAGCAAGTAGAAAACGACCTCTTTTCCTCACTCTCTAGAACTTCCCACCACCTGTCTATATCACTCTCATTCTcccaaaaaccctaatctcaCCAAAATGGCAGCCGCCGCACCTCCCCCACCTCCAACCGCAGCACCAGAGCCAAACATGGTCCCAGAAACCTCCCCCATCGGCCACCCCGTCTTCTCCCGCATCCGCCTCGCCACACCTCTCGACGTCCCCTTCATCCACAAACTCATCCACCAGATGGCCGTCTTCGAGCGCCTCACTCACCTCTTCTCCGCCACAGAGTCGAACCTCTCCTCCTCTCTCTTCACCTCCCCTCCCTTCAAATCCTTCACCGTCTTCCTCCTCGAAGTCTCCCGCTCCCCATTCCCCGCCACACTCCCTTCCCCTCAAGACTTCACGCCTCTCCTCAAAACTCACAACCTCGATCTCCCTATAGAAGACCCGGAGAGCCACAACTTTACGCCGGATATGCTAAACGACGTCGTAGTGGCTGGGTTTGTTCTGTTTTTTCCGAACTACTCGAGCTTTTTGGCGAAGCCTGGGTTTTACATAGAGGATATCTTTGTGAGGGAGCCGTATAGGAGGAAAGGGTTTGGGAGTATGCTGCTGACTGCCGTGGCGAAGCAAGCGGTGAAGATGGGTTACGGGAGGGTGGAGTGGGTTGTGCTTGATTGGAATGCGAATGCTATTAAGTTTTATGAGCAGATGGGTGCTCAGATTCTTCAGGAGTGGAGGGTTTGTAGGCTTACTGGTGATGCTCTTCAGGCTTTCGATAACGTTAACATCTGAGAAGACATGGTGTGTTTCCGCCACTACCACTTTTGGTTGTGTTTTAAAAGTTTGTTGTCTTGTCTTTTGTGTTTTCCTGTCTTGTTTGTAAGTGTTGGCGTTGATGATAATGGATGATGATTCTCTCTGCCATTTGACATacaatgagaaaaataaaaaccttTTGTTGAATGAAAACATGTCAAGTTTTAAAAGTAGATGTGTAATTATAGTGAATCCTCAACGTTTAGACAGCTTGTGATGTTTGCTTTGTCTCTTTTGTTCTTCTTTGTCTTGCAAGTGTAGGCATTGCCACTCAGCACAGAATCAGAAAAACAAAACGTTTTGTTGAATGAACAAGCTTAAAGTAGGATCGTAATTGAAGTTTCTCATCGTTTAGACAGCTTATGATGTTTTGCTACAATGGTCGGACCACAACGAGGCACAAAGTCTTTAAGATGGTTGCCAACAAGCGTTCTTTGCTTCAATTACTCTTAGTTGAGAAGATAGTCTCAGCGTCTTGGATAGATAGAGAATTGAGAAACTGAGGACTTGGAGATGCTGTGTCAATAGTTATACCAACATCATGTAGACCACAACATTATTCATGTATTAAGCTTACTTTTGGTTCGTTCCGAAGAGCTACAAACACCATCCATGTGTTATAAGCGTTGACAttgatgataatttttttttttggacaaaaaaaAGCCTTTTGTTGAATGATTCCTCATAGTTTAGACAGCTTGTGATGTTTTGACAATGGTCGCAATGAATCTCACAAGTTTAAAAGATTGTTGCAACTATATTGGGACAAGCCTTTTTTTGCTTCAATTAGTCTTAGTGGAAAGAAGAAACTAAGTTTTAGTAGTCACTGTTTCTTGGATAAATAGAGAACTAGTAAGAAACATGAGACTTGAAGAATACATGAAGTTGAAACATTAGATCGTTATAACCAACATCATTCATGTATTATAAGACCACAACAAGAAGGTTACTTTTGGTAATAATAGTAAAGACATAAGTAAAACAAATCTTAGTAGCTGATTACATTACACGGTGCAATTAAATCACGGTCACGGTTTGGGTACAAGGTGATTTTATTAGTTGACGACGCGACAGTTTCTGCGAATCTCACCACCTTCATCTCCAAGTGTAAGGACCTTGATGGAGCTCATCTTGATCATAGACCGACCAAACTGAGCAAGAAAGCTTTCAGAGTTTTGGAAAACACTAGCAATGTGAGCGGCTGAGGGATCAGTCAACAAGGCAGCGTCAGAAGTGAAGAGTCCTTTGTGTTGTAGGAGAGATACGAAGTAGCCACTGTCGAAGGAGAGTGCTCCTGTGGGGTCCATTCCGACAACTGCGGAAGAGTTGAGTCTTTGAGATTTGTCTGAGCATTTGGATTTGAGGAAAGAGGCGTAGCTAGAGTTCAGGGAAGGATCTGTGTCCCCTTTTCCGGTGAAGTTCAACAGTCTCCGACTAAACACACCGCAACGTGCTGTTCCTATTGTGTGCGCTCCTGTTTCATATCACATTATCTTAATTTTAGTAGAAAATCATCTCAAACTTTTATCGACTCTATATATCAAGACGTATATCATCGGATGgtaatgatttatatatttttgtgtctTTAAAATTTCCTTACATTCAATATGTAAAGTGCAAAAGTTCGTTTTAGAAGTTAAATCAGATTCGCATGAGCTAAAAATGATTCATATGagctaaaaaatatttataaaataactatatatagTGTAATAGTTAGTTAAGTTTTAGGGCAATACAAAAGGTGAACAAAATTATGTAAACAATTTATGTTATTATCTTAATCAAATGgagtattaataattttaatttattaaaataaatatgtaattagttttatagtattaatgtgaatatcatatataaagaatctatttattaaataatgttaTAGAAATGTGTAAAATATCTGCTTGTTTATTAGTTAAATAGTGAGTAAATTATATGATaaataacacatgatttataagaaaaaaaattcaattctGAACATTATCACGTGAGACGTGTCTTCCAAGACTACCCtcaaatattttatgttcaaaatATATTCTCTACTTTTTAtagtataaatgatatttatactATTTCTTGAAGATGGGAGAATTAAATTTGTAGCATCCCATCATACACTTCCTAACATGGACATGCACGTGGTCTGATATTCCCGCGATTTTCTTATTTCATTGTCCCCTATTTCATAGGCTTGTTTTTATCAGTAACGTAAGAATATTGTGTACAAtacatatgattacaaaaagaCAATAAGTAGAAACGGTAACCTGATAAAGCAACGAGGTCAACGACGTCCAAATCGCTCTCGGCAAAGAGTTTCTGTAGAGAGGTGAAGTTTGCCCCAGCGGACGGCAAGTCTCTGCTGGCCTCAGTCGCCAATGACACTCTTCCATCAACACGTCCGGTAAAGACATTCCATAGCGGCCGACCATACTAGAACATCATTTCCCCAAAAATAAGAAATCTCGAATTTCTGAAGTTTTGTTATATAGAACCATCTAAATCATAAACCGTAATCTAAACAAAGTTCTAAAAGTCAGATCACGGCAATTGTTTAGGCGGCAAATCAGTTATAAACgaaacaattttaataaaatcgGCAAGACGTCCCTTTAGACACTAGTCCCCTATAAAATGCTTAATTACAACAtagcgatttcttgaacattaaTCTGAACTATTCCAATAATCTTCTAAAACTGAAGAATATATCGATTCTTGATTTTGATCAGCAAGATGTTTTCTCGCACACTACAGTGCTATTTATTGTTTGGTTAGAAAGTTTCTCTAATCatgaatatatatagagatacgAGTTTGTTTATATTACTTGGTACGAGACGGCATCGCGGGCGGCTAAGGTGAGAATGTCAGCGCAGGAGACGGTTTTGGGACATCGTTTTTCAAGAATGGACTTGATCTCATCGATGATTTCAAACCCTACAAGCGAGAGATTAGGTCTCGCCTCCTTCTCTGACGCGGCTTTGCCAGCAACCGAATCTAAAAGCAGTGATGCGTCACACCCCTAGATAACATCAATGCATCCACATTATAGTTGATCTTTACTATAAAGATGTTCaggaaatgagaaaaaaaaaacgtttaatTGCAATACATACCCTAACAAAGCAGTCATGGTAATGAACCCTCAGTAACTTGGCAGCTAAGCTAGGGTTTGCTTTGACTTTCTCGGACACGATCTCGTTCACGATATCCTCGGCTTCAGGACAGGTCTTGTGATAGAATTTCATCTTCAGCTTACCCTCCCATCTTCCTCTCCTCGTCGCATGGCCATTGTTATGACCATTATTATGACCATTGCTGCGACTGTCTCCCTTACCGTCAACATAAAGTAAGAcagccaaaaccaaaacaagaGAAAATAGAAACCGAGCTagagtctgctgattcttagtCATGACTCGACTCTAGACTTTTATATTTGCTTTGAAGTAtttgtgctagttgtgtttgaGGAAGCACTTGCCCGGGCTGCTTTATAGTGAAGCTGATGCCAACACTCTCCACTTTTTTTCTGTTCAAAGAAATTGAATAATCATTGAAATTATTATCAAGTAAAGTTCCCTGCATGTGTTGTGAGAATGAAGGATTAATTATTAACTTACAAGTCAACAccattagaaaatatataattcccACAAATCATTTAGCTTCATTAGCTGAACCATATATAACGTGAAcatcaataattta
The window above is part of the Brassica napus cultivar Da-Ae chromosome C3, Da-Ae, whole genome shotgun sequence genome. Proteins encoded here:
- the LOC106409861 gene encoding peroxidase 24-like, with amino-acid sequence MTKNQQTLARFLFSLVLVLAVLLYVDGKGDSRSNGHNNGHNNGHATRRGRWEGKLKMKFYHKTCPEAEDIVNEIVSEKVKANPSLAAKLLRVHYHDCFVRGCDASLLLDSVAGKAASEKEARPNLSLVGFEIIDEIKSILEKRCPKTVSCADILTLAARDAVSYQYGRPLWNVFTGRVDGRVSLATEASRDLPSAGANFTSLQKLFAESDLDVVDLVALSGAHTIGTARCGVFSRRLLNFTGKGDTDPSLNSSYASFLKSKCSDKSQRLNSSAVVGMDPTGALSFDSGYFVSLLQHKGLFTSDAALLTDPSAAHIASVFQNSESFLAQFGRSMIKMSSIKVLTLGDEGGEIRRNCRVVN
- the LOC106411504 gene encoding probable acetyltransferase NATA1-like, with product MAAAAPPPPPTAAPEPNMVPETSPIGHPVFSRIRLATPLDVPFIHKLIHQMAVFERLTHLFSATESNLSSSLFTSPPFKSFTVFLLEVSRSPFPATLPSPQDFTPLLKTHNLDLPIEDPESHNFTPDMLNDVVVAGFVLFFPNYSSFLAKPGFYIEDIFVREPYRRKGFGSMLLTAVAKQAVKMGYGRVEWVVLDWNANAIKFYEQMGAQILQEWRVCRLTGDALQAFDNVNI